A window of the Acidobacteriota bacterium genome harbors these coding sequences:
- a CDS encoding PH domain-containing protein, protein MPSENRLHPTSILFSLLNSARSLILPGLIVLFAARGGNRYEVWAMILVIPATLSAILRYLTYRYRFDESELVIKTGLLFRNQRHIPYSRIHNIGSLQNPVHRLLRVADVRVETAGGQEPEAKLQVLSLQALDEMRRRVRAEKAAQGAPVPGTIGSEGAESVLQEEPTGDELVALDWRDLVAQGLVDNRGMLVVGAMLGLAWQFDLVDSAFTDVRRYLPEAAPRDLIGALSWVLRFSGLAAAFLVLVRLLSVVWSFLKYWGFRLEKVGRELRSRSGLVTQVAASLPLHRIQVLSVREKFMHRLLGRLEVSAETAGSSQEGPGGSSRQRLAPVLPNVNLATFLEEVEPGADLAAVDWRRIDPRASTRMIRRGLAVVFLLSIPAFFINPWLLGLSLLFGALVVIDARREVVRRGYALSGERIYYRSGWWTRRTSLARFSKIQSVSLVESPFDRRWGMANLEIDTAGAGASAHRLHIRFLPKATAEELQTHLAAHAARTRFRWS, encoded by the coding sequence ATGCCGTCTGAGAATCGTCTCCATCCGACCTCCATTCTGTTCAGCCTGCTCAACAGCGCCCGCTCGCTGATCCTGCCGGGCTTGATCGTCTTGTTCGCCGCTCGCGGCGGCAATCGCTACGAAGTCTGGGCGATGATCTTGGTGATCCCGGCGACCCTCAGCGCCATCCTGCGTTACCTCACCTACCGCTATCGCTTCGACGAATCGGAGCTGGTGATCAAGACCGGCCTGCTGTTTCGCAATCAGCGACACATTCCCTACTCCCGCATCCACAACATCGGCTCCCTGCAGAATCCTGTGCACCGCTTGCTGAGGGTGGCGGACGTTCGCGTCGAAACCGCCGGTGGCCAGGAGCCGGAGGCCAAGCTTCAGGTGCTGTCGCTGCAGGCCCTGGACGAGATGCGCCGCCGGGTGCGTGCCGAGAAGGCCGCCCAGGGAGCGCCGGTGCCCGGCACGATCGGGAGTGAGGGGGCGGAGAGCGTCCTCCAGGAGGAGCCGACCGGTGACGAGCTGGTCGCCCTCGACTGGCGCGACCTGGTCGCCCAGGGGCTGGTCGACAACCGCGGCATGCTGGTCGTCGGCGCCATGCTGGGTCTCGCCTGGCAGTTCGATCTCGTCGACAGTGCCTTCACCGATGTTCGCCGATACTTGCCCGAGGCGGCGCCCCGCGACCTGATCGGAGCGCTGTCCTGGGTTCTCCGGTTCTCGGGCCTCGCCGCGGCGTTCCTGGTGCTGGTGCGGCTGCTGTCGGTGGTCTGGTCGTTCCTCAAGTACTGGGGCTTTCGCTTGGAGAAGGTCGGGCGCGAGCTGCGCTCCCGGAGCGGCCTGGTGACGCAGGTCGCGGCCTCATTGCCGCTCCATCGCATCCAGGTGCTGTCGGTGCGCGAGAAGTTCATGCATCGCCTGCTCGGCCGCCTCGAAGTGTCGGCCGAGACCGCCGGCAGCTCGCAGGAAGGCCCGGGGGGCTCCAGTCGTCAACGGCTCGCGCCGGTGTTGCCGAATGTGAACCTGGCGACCTTCCTCGAGGAGGTCGAGCCCGGAGCCGACCTGGCCGCTGTCGACTGGCGGAGAATCGACCCGCGAGCCTCCACCCGCATGATTCGTCGGGGCCTGGCGGTGGTGTTCCTGCTGTCGATCCCGGCGTTCTTCATCAACCCCTGGCTGCTGGGCCTGTCGCTGCTCTTTGGTGCGCTGGTGGTCATCGATGCGCGCCGAGAGGTCGTTCGCCGCGGCTATGCTCTATCCGGCGAGCGCATCTACTATCGCAGCGGCTGGTGGACTCGGCGCACTAGCCTGGCCCGCTTCAGCAAGATCCAGTCGGTGTCCCTGGTCGAGTCACCCTTCGACCGCCGATGGGGCATGGCCAACCTCGAGATCGACACCGCCGGTGCCGGCGCCTCGGCCCACCGCCTCCACATTCGATTCCTGCCCAAGGCCACCGCCGAAGAGCTCCAAACCCACCTCGCCGCCCACGCCGCCCGCACGCGCTTCCGCTGGTCCTGA
- a CDS encoding PH domain-containing protein: MSPPAGEAAAEATVPADSSPALPEGRQQLDRRYVSVRRLVNWINVVVHAVVWSIGSVVMAFSSMPRGLFALIAGGWGLLVVLIALRAHFWPALSYRYASYRVGARELEIRRGVLWREVVTVPRSRVQHTDVSQGPLERAFSLGTLLIHTAGTDHARVALPGLTHELASVIRDHLVEVDEDDAV; encoded by the coding sequence ATGTCTCCTCCGGCTGGCGAGGCGGCGGCCGAAGCCACGGTGCCGGCCGACTCGTCGCCTGCCCTTCCCGAAGGCCGGCAGCAGCTCGACCGGCGCTACGTTTCGGTGCGGCGGCTGGTCAACTGGATCAACGTCGTCGTCCACGCGGTGGTCTGGTCCATCGGCAGTGTGGTGATGGCCTTTTCCAGCATGCCGCGAGGGTTGTTCGCTCTGATCGCCGGCGGCTGGGGCCTGCTGGTGGTCTTGATCGCCTTGCGAGCCCACTTCTGGCCGGCGCTGAGCTATCGCTACGCTTCCTATCGGGTTGGCGCCCGCGAGCTCGAAATCCGTCGTGGCGTGCTGTGGCGTGAAGTGGTGACCGTGCCGCGGTCGCGAGTCCAGCACACGGACGTTTCGCAGGGTCCCCTCGAGCGCGCCTTCAGTCTTGGCACCCTGCTGATTCACACCGCCGGCACCGATCACGCCCGGGTGGCTCTGCCGGGTTTGACTCATGAGCTCGCCTCCGTGATTCGGGACCACCTGGTCGAGGTCGACGAGGACGATGCCGTCTGA
- a CDS encoding PQQ-binding-like beta-propeller repeat protein, which translates to MTKPACLALILALASSLPSLADWPQWLGPERNGTSDVALAAWGPEGPSVRWKHAVGAGYSAPVIAQGKVLVFHRQDADDLLQALDPTNGKVLWSHRQRSTYKDDFGFDEGPRSTPTVDGDRVFTYSAEGRLTAIALASGKELWSVDTHRRFVADDGYFGAACSPLVVDDLVVVNVGGEKGGIVAFDRGSGETRWTATDHEASYSSPILHRYRGKAELLVFTREGLVALAPGTGKVRLEFRWRARIKASVNAATPILVGDQVFLSASYGTGAVLLDVSGEAARALWQGDRSLTNHYATSVHHRGTLFGYHGRQEAMPALRAIDAASGEVLWSVDRFGAGSILRVGEKLLILREAGELILAEATPEAFQPLARHRTAPRMLPYPALSDGLLLARNHETLYAFELPLAKAPSTDGNASDQSSPN; encoded by the coding sequence ATGACCAAACCCGCCTGCCTCGCCTTGATATTGGCCCTTGCCAGCAGCCTGCCGAGTCTCGCCGACTGGCCGCAGTGGCTCGGACCCGAGCGCAACGGCACCAGCGATGTCGCCCTTGCGGCCTGGGGACCGGAGGGCCCGTCCGTGCGCTGGAAGCACGCCGTCGGTGCCGGCTACTCGGCACCGGTCATCGCCCAAGGCAAGGTGCTGGTGTTCCATCGGCAGGACGCCGACGATCTGCTCCAGGCCCTCGACCCGACGAACGGCAAGGTTCTCTGGAGCCACCGCCAGCGGTCGACCTACAAGGACGACTTCGGCTTCGACGAGGGGCCGCGCAGCACCCCGACGGTGGACGGCGATCGAGTCTTCACCTACAGCGCCGAGGGCCGACTGACGGCGATCGCCCTCGCCAGCGGCAAGGAGCTCTGGTCGGTGGACACCCACCGCCGCTTCGTCGCCGACGACGGCTACTTCGGCGCCGCCTGCTCCCCACTGGTCGTCGACGACCTGGTGGTGGTCAATGTCGGCGGCGAGAAGGGCGGCATCGTGGCCTTCGACCGCGGCAGCGGCGAAACCCGCTGGACCGCCACCGACCACGAAGCCAGCTACTCGTCACCGATCCTTCACCGCTACCGGGGTAAGGCCGAGCTGCTGGTCTTCACCCGCGAAGGGCTGGTCGCCCTCGCACCCGGGACCGGCAAGGTCCGCCTCGAGTTCCGGTGGCGAGCCCGCATCAAGGCTTCGGTCAACGCCGCGACCCCGATCCTGGTCGGAGACCAGGTCTTCCTGTCGGCCAGCTACGGCACCGGCGCCGTCCTACTCGATGTCTCCGGTGAAGCTGCCCGCGCCCTGTGGCAGGGTGATCGCTCGCTGACCAATCACTACGCCACCAGCGTCCACCACCGCGGCACCCTGTTCGGCTATCACGGCCGCCAGGAGGCGATGCCCGCGCTGCGCGCCATCGACGCCGCCAGTGGTGAGGTGCTGTGGAGCGTCGACCGCTTCGGGGCGGGATCGATCTTGCGGGTCGGTGAAAAGCTGTTGATCCTGCGCGAGGCCGGCGAGCTGATCCTCGCCGAGGCGACGCCAGAGGCCTTTCAGCCCCTGGCCCGCCACCGCACCGCCCCCCGCATGCTGCCCTATCCAGCCCTTTCCGACGGCTTGCTCCTGGCGCGCAATCACGAGACCCTCTACGCCTTCGAGCTCCCCCTCGCCAAGGCACCTTCAACCGATGGCAACGCCAGCGATCAATCGTCGCCGAACTGA
- a CDS encoding VOC family protein → MTKPLISSLLILVSTLASAGALGGQEVEVKRLTSLLVVEKVEPSLEFWVERLGFEVADEVPGEGGLAFVILKRPGIELMLQSRASVAADIPAIAEASGPSSLYIEVEDLAAIERALEGVDLVFPRRTTFYGATEIGVRDPGGHWLVFAQFGDD, encoded by the coding sequence ATGACCAAGCCACTCATCTCATCGCTGTTGATTCTGGTGTCGACCCTCGCGTCGGCCGGGGCCCTTGGCGGGCAGGAGGTCGAAGTGAAGCGTTTGACGTCATTGCTGGTGGTCGAGAAGGTCGAGCCGAGTCTGGAGTTCTGGGTCGAGAGGCTCGGCTTCGAGGTCGCCGACGAGGTCCCCGGCGAAGGAGGACTCGCCTTCGTGATCCTCAAACGGCCGGGGATCGAGCTCATGCTGCAGTCCCGAGCCAGCGTCGCCGCCGACATTCCGGCGATCGCCGAGGCCTCCGGACCGAGCTCCCTCTACATCGAAGTCGAGGATCTCGCCGCCATCGAGCGGGCTCTCGAAGGGGTCGATCTGGTGTTCCCGCGCCGCACCACTTTCTATGGAGCGACGGAGATCGGGGTGCGCGATCCCGGCGGCCACTGGCTGGTGTTCGCTCAGTTCGGCGACGATTGA
- a CDS encoding AraC family transcriptional regulator has translation MSYREYLPPAALRAWVECFWLARRGDAHRVMPDGCADILIELDEAAASVVGTMTVARQIPAVRSGTLVAVRFRPGGAQPWLGGSMRPLTDQRQPLQKSWNERAERLAEVAISGARGDSDLQPPVVQRLAAEMMAEIGRVEAPPRAIARAVARLNCGTRVAAVADELGMSRQQLTRRFQKTVGVGPKALARILRLRRLLAHCAGRRPQADDAFALGYCDQAHMAREVRLLTGESLRLLFASAREVPFFQDAADSILSGSRA, from the coding sequence ATGTCCTACCGCGAGTATCTGCCGCCGGCTGCGCTACGAGCTTGGGTCGAGTGTTTCTGGTTGGCGCGCCGCGGCGACGCCCATCGGGTGATGCCGGACGGCTGCGCCGACATCCTGATCGAGCTCGACGAGGCCGCGGCGTCGGTGGTCGGCACGATGACCGTGGCGCGACAGATTCCGGCCGTTCGCTCCGGAACGCTCGTGGCGGTGCGCTTTCGGCCCGGCGGGGCGCAGCCCTGGTTGGGGGGCTCGATGCGACCATTGACCGATCAGCGGCAACCCTTGCAGAAGTCTTGGAACGAGCGCGCGGAGCGCTTGGCCGAGGTCGCGATCAGCGGCGCCCGCGGCGACTCCGACCTTCAGCCTCCGGTGGTGCAACGGCTGGCTGCCGAGATGATGGCCGAAATCGGGCGGGTCGAGGCGCCGCCGCGGGCGATCGCTCGCGCGGTGGCCCGCTTGAACTGCGGTACCCGAGTTGCTGCCGTGGCCGATGAGCTGGGGATGTCTCGTCAGCAGCTCACTCGGCGGTTCCAGAAGACTGTCGGCGTGGGCCCCAAGGCTTTGGCCCGCATCCTGCGGCTTCGCCGCCTATTGGCGCACTGCGCCGGCCGCCGGCCGCAGGCCGACGACGCCTTCGCCCTCGGCTACTGCGATCAAGCCCACATGGCTCGGGAAGTGCGCCTGTTGACTGGTGAGTCCCTGCGCCTCCTCTTCGCCTCCGCGCGGGAGGTTCCATTCTTCCAAGACGCGGCGGATTCGATCCTGTCAGGATCGAGAGCATGA
- a CDS encoding metallophosphoesterase family protein, with protein MSRIAILSDIHGNVPALDAVLADIASQDVDETLVGGDLVGRGPQGSAVTRRIRELGLATIGGNHEEYLLDFRRGNIPSSWHHDEEWAAARWMAAELTSEDVEYIAALPFSLRRPGMRLVHGTPASNRDGIGPWTNEARLEEHWNAVPEGVLVCAHTHRPLIRHVAQGMIVNIGSVGMPFNRDQAAQYAIFESTSDGWEVELRRVPYDLEEVYRAYDRTGFLADGGVTARLLRLELEHASPLLVPFLEWARRQRLEPSLGHLDRFFEFHRPGESLRHFFSRLQEIDA; from the coding sequence ATGTCTCGCATCGCCATCCTCTCGGACATCCACGGCAACGTTCCCGCCCTCGACGCCGTCCTGGCGGACATCGCCTCTCAAGACGTCGACGAAACCCTGGTGGGTGGCGATCTCGTCGGGCGGGGTCCGCAGGGATCGGCCGTCACCCGACGCATCCGCGAGCTTGGCCTCGCCACCATCGGGGGAAATCACGAGGAGTACCTCCTCGACTTCCGCCGCGGCAATATCCCGAGCTCTTGGCACCATGACGAAGAGTGGGCCGCGGCGCGCTGGATGGCCGCCGAGCTCACCTCCGAGGACGTCGAGTACATCGCTGCCCTGCCCTTCTCGCTCCGCCGACCGGGCATGCGGCTGGTGCACGGCACTCCGGCGTCGAACCGCGACGGCATCGGACCGTGGACCAACGAAGCCCGCCTCGAGGAGCACTGGAACGCAGTGCCGGAGGGGGTTCTGGTCTGCGCCCACACCCACCGCCCGCTGATCCGCCACGTCGCCCAGGGGATGATCGTCAACATCGGCTCCGTGGGCATGCCCTTCAACCGCGACCAGGCGGCCCAGTACGCCATCTTCGAGAGCACCTCCGACGGCTGGGAAGTCGAGCTGCGACGGGTGCCCTACGACCTCGAAGAGGTCTATCGCGCCTACGACCGCACCGGCTTCCTCGCCGACGGCGGCGTCACGGCGCGCCTTCTGCGCCTCGAGCTCGAGCACGCTTCGCCGCTGCTGGTGCCCTTTCTCGAGTGGGCGCGACGACAGCGTCTCGAGCCCTCCCTGGGCCATCTCGACCGCTTCTTCGAGTTCCATCGACCGGGCGAGTCCCTGCGCCACTTCTTCTCCCGCCTGCAGGAGATCGACGCCTAG